From one Geoalkalibacter sp. genomic stretch:
- the tssK gene encoding type VI secretion system baseplate subunit TssK, giving the protein MGGNALHKVVWAEGMFLGQQHFQHWDRYQEGVQALLARSLAPLGWGIVDLEIDPRPLESGRLRIERCRALFPDGRLVSYDAASDPPLMCALGGRGGETIEVSLGLPGNRQVEGISGYPGKQRLCAWHAEYSELADEFDPSRNREVLLARPNLSLLTAEMSRDAFCTLPLARVLNLGDGTYRLVPDYIPPVVCIGASAPLKNLLAGLVDLVGARLRSLHERRNAHGGGAAEFAQADPLHFQLFQVLAGVQPLLHHFLDHPQLHPELLYRALVPVVGTLQAFAAGVDEGDLPPYRQDLLGEVFPPLVARMERLLEIQVAQRNTALVLEREGECLWRIDGLTADLFEKAVFFLEVDHQDEDPNWINDFIRQVKVGPRSAIELMVATALSGVRLHHTQRPPGRMPLRSGCEYFRLEPRGDYWMKLVAEGSAAVFVPRQFAQTRLALMRVQE; this is encoded by the coding sequence ATGGGCGGGAACGCGCTGCACAAAGTCGTCTGGGCCGAGGGAATGTTTCTCGGACAGCAGCATTTTCAACATTGGGACCGCTATCAGGAAGGGGTTCAGGCCCTGCTGGCGCGCAGTCTTGCGCCCCTGGGCTGGGGCATCGTCGATTTGGAGATCGATCCCCGGCCGTTGGAAAGCGGCCGACTGCGCATCGAGCGCTGCCGCGCCCTGTTTCCCGACGGTCGCCTGGTTTCCTATGACGCGGCGAGCGATCCGCCCCTCATGTGTGCCTTGGGCGGGCGCGGCGGAGAAACCATCGAGGTGTCCTTGGGGCTGCCCGGAAACCGCCAGGTGGAAGGCATCTCGGGGTATCCCGGAAAGCAGAGGCTCTGCGCCTGGCACGCCGAATACTCCGAACTGGCCGATGAATTCGATCCCAGCCGCAACCGCGAGGTGCTGCTGGCGCGCCCCAACCTGAGCTTGTTGACCGCGGAAATGTCCCGCGACGCTTTTTGCACTCTTCCCCTGGCGCGGGTTCTCAATCTGGGGGACGGCACCTACCGTCTGGTGCCTGATTACATTCCCCCGGTGGTTTGCATCGGCGCTTCCGCCCCCTTGAAAAACCTTCTGGCGGGTTTGGTGGATCTGGTCGGGGCGCGTCTGAGATCTTTGCATGAACGCCGCAACGCCCATGGCGGCGGTGCGGCGGAATTTGCCCAGGCCGATCCCCTGCATTTTCAACTTTTTCAGGTGTTGGCCGGCGTGCAGCCCCTTTTGCACCATTTTCTTGACCATCCCCAATTGCATCCTGAACTGCTCTATCGCGCCCTCGTGCCGGTGGTTGGAACGCTCCAGGCCTTTGCCGCCGGGGTGGACGAGGGCGATCTTCCCCCCTATCGCCAGGATCTGCTGGGTGAGGTTTTCCCGCCGCTGGTGGCCCGAATGGAAAGGCTGCTGGAGATCCAGGTCGCTCAGCGCAATACCGCGCTGGTGCTGGAGCGCGAGGGCGAGTGCCTGTGGCGAATCGATGGTCTGACAGCCGATTTGTTCGAGAAAGCCGTCTTTTTTCTGGAAGTCGATCACCAGGACGAAGATCCCAACTGGATCAACGATTTCATTCGTCAGGTCAAAGTCGGCCCGCGCAGCGCCATTGAGCTCATGGTGGCCACGGCACTTTCCGGCGTGCGTCTGCATCATACCCAGCGTCCCCCGGGGCGTATGCCGCTGCGCAGCGGGTGCGAATATTTTCGCTTGGAGCCGCGCGGCGATTACTGGATGAAACTGGTGGCGGAAGGCTCGGCGGCGGTGTTCGTGCCGCGTCAGTTTGCCCAGACCCGCCTGGCCTTGATGCGCGTACAGGAGTAA
- a CDS encoding type VI secretion system-associated FHA domain protein, with protein MAPKPVAAGRRQDACLSASPTHGSLSAGLVGVSGLPAQALVTGLARMIEGLRCFADEFGLAQRRVLSAAWEDLHQGRPTEDVVRGWLRGGEEGARRIAQLFEDLATHQVALLYAGESIARETAAQFDPRHFEQRAPRILGARLGVWRRYCRYYRDLLGNEPQMHRKLVLPGMAAGYARACAARRMTSMSDNSSSPASRR; from the coding sequence ATGGCACCCAAACCTGTTGCGGCAGGGCGACGGCAGGACGCCTGTCTGTCCGCGTCGCCCACGCACGGCTCTCTCTCCGCGGGCCTTGTCGGAGTGTCCGGGCTTCCCGCCCAGGCCTTGGTGACCGGTCTGGCGCGCATGATCGAAGGCTTGCGTTGTTTTGCCGATGAGTTCGGTCTGGCTCAGCGCCGTGTGCTGAGCGCCGCCTGGGAAGACTTGCACCAGGGACGTCCCACCGAGGATGTGGTGCGCGGCTGGCTGCGCGGCGGTGAAGAGGGCGCTCGGCGCATCGCTCAGTTGTTCGAGGATCTGGCGACTCACCAGGTCGCGTTGCTGTATGCCGGCGAGAGCATCGCCCGCGAGACCGCCGCCCAGTTCGACCCGCGTCATTTTGAGCAGCGCGCTCCCCGGATCCTCGGCGCGCGTCTGGGCGTCTGGCGCCGCTATTGCCGTTATTATCGGGATCTGCTCGGCAATGAGCCGCAGATGCATCGCAAACTGGTGTTGCCCGGCATGGCGGCCGGATATGCACGCGCTTGCGCGGCGCGGCGCATGACCTCGATGTCCGATAACTCGTCCAGCCCTGCCTCAAGGAGATAA
- a CDS encoding CHC2 zinc finger domain-containing protein, with protein MSRETLAARKAAILDRVNVAGLVAELFDRRTPAGRDQVLVCCPVHDEAHASCSINTASGLWNCKACGAAGNLFDLLAAVWGCDFAAALDELEDRAGIATPTAGGSTRRAKPTPKKPTAPPKPIAKAKPAAPPVKGEVVAVYDYRDAAGVVRYRKRRIEPGRDGKPKEFSFVHPRPNGTEAPGRGDAPPLLYGLDRLVAAPAEETVFIVEGEKCCDALAAWGLIAVCNDSGAAGKWPEGYDQFFQGRHVVILPDHDEPGERYAAKVAAALLPVAATVKVLRLPGLPPKGDVCDWIAAHMNGNAADA; from the coding sequence ATGAGCCGCGAAACCCTGGCCGCCCGCAAGGCCGCCATCCTGGATCGTGTGAACGTCGCCGGGCTGGTCGCCGAACTCTTCGACCGCCGGACCCCGGCGGGGCGGGATCAAGTGCTGGTTTGCTGCCCCGTCCATGACGAGGCCCACGCCTCATGCTCGATTAATACCGCGTCGGGCCTCTGGAACTGCAAAGCCTGTGGCGCCGCTGGAAACCTGTTCGATCTTCTGGCCGCTGTCTGGGGCTGTGACTTCGCCGCCGCCCTGGACGAACTTGAAGACCGCGCCGGGATCGCTACCCCTACTGCTGGCGGATCAACTCGCCGCGCCAAACCGACCCCCAAGAAACCAACCGCACCACCGAAGCCGATAGCCAAGGCCAAGCCCGCCGCGCCGCCGGTCAAGGGGGAAGTTGTCGCCGTCTACGATTACCGGGACGCTGCCGGGGTTGTACGTTACCGGAAGCGCCGGATCGAGCCGGGCCGTGACGGCAAGCCCAAGGAATTTTCTTTTGTTCACCCGCGCCCGAACGGGACCGAAGCGCCGGGCAGGGGGGATGCCCCGCCCCTGCTTTATGGCCTTGACCGGCTGGTCGCCGCGCCTGCCGAGGAAACGGTTTTTATTGTCGAGGGGGAAAAGTGCTGTGATGCCCTGGCCGCCTGGGGGCTGATTGCCGTGTGCAACGATAGTGGGGCCGCCGGGAAGTGGCCGGAAGGTTATGACCAGTTTTTCCAGGGCCGCCATGTGGTCATTCTGCCGGACCATGACGAACCCGGCGAACGGTACGCCGCCAAGGTCGCCGCTGCCCTGCTGCCGGTCGCCGCTACCGTGAAGGTCTTGCGTCTTCCGGGTCTGCCCCCGAAGGGGGATGTATGCGACTGGATCGCCGCGCACATGAACGGGAACGCCGCTGATGCCTGA
- the tssJ gene encoding type VI secretion system lipoprotein TssJ translates to MFSRCFCVLVLMLSLFVLVGCADHRVRVSMSATGDLNLNETEDPLPVVVRIYQLNDDGEFTKAAFTHLWKDDLKALRGSLLTRDEVVMNPASQMVLDYPWHEQARFVAVMGVFRAPGDAHWRDVRPLNDGYFGRRAAGKIKVRFKNNTLEMVD, encoded by the coding sequence ATGTTTTCGCGCTGCTTTTGCGTTCTTGTCCTGATGCTGAGTTTATTTGTTCTGGTCGGCTGCGCCGACCACCGGGTGCGGGTTTCCATGTCCGCGACGGGAGATCTCAACCTCAACGAGACGGAGGATCCGTTGCCGGTGGTGGTGCGCATTTACCAGCTCAATGACGACGGCGAATTTACCAAGGCGGCGTTCACCCATCTGTGGAAGGACGATCTCAAGGCCCTGCGCGGTTCCTTGCTGACCCGCGACGAAGTGGTGATGAATCCCGCCTCCCAGATGGTTCTGGACTATCCATGGCACGAACAGGCGCGTTTTGTGGCGGTCATGGGGGTGTTCCGTGCGCCCGGAGACGCACACTGGCGTGATGTGCGGCCGCTGAACGACGGATATTTCGGGCGTCGCGCGGCCGGCAAGATCAAGGTGCGGTTCAAGAATAATACGCTGGAGATGGTTGACTGA
- a CDS encoding tyrosine-type recombinase/integrase → MSKAKNSKGIYRRGKVWWITYQGLDGKQHFESSGSQLKADAEYLLACRRKAIGEGTAPPVTGRRAMNTTFAELADRYLEFVAGQKAVAAKRIFIRELKNEFGAVKLNALTLSAVETWQARLLTQPRPGRAANTTRGPLSVASVNRHLACLKHMLTKAHEWDLIGRDAADRLCRAKLKKEENRRSRFLSLPEIHELIAAAEGHLKPVLVFALNTGCRKGEILGLTWDRVDLKHGFIHLDKTKSGHGRDIPINATLRECLKGLVRRLDTNLVFYNPATGGRWHDLKRSFATACRRAKIHDFHFHDLRHTFASHLVMAGVDLTTVSRLLGHASLTMTLRYSHLAPDHLKGAVDVLARLQGAADAHEAKTKSARR, encoded by the coding sequence ATGTCAAAGGCGAAAAACAGCAAAGGGATATACCGGCGCGGAAAGGTCTGGTGGATCACCTACCAGGGACTTGACGGCAAGCAGCATTTTGAATCGAGCGGCAGCCAGCTTAAGGCGGATGCTGAGTATTTGCTGGCCTGTCGCCGTAAGGCGATAGGCGAGGGGACCGCGCCGCCGGTAACGGGCCGCAGGGCCATGAATACAACCTTTGCCGAACTGGCAGACCGATATTTAGAGTTTGTCGCCGGTCAAAAAGCCGTTGCCGCGAAGCGCATTTTTATCCGGGAACTGAAAAACGAATTTGGGGCCGTCAAGCTGAACGCCTTGACCCTGTCCGCCGTGGAAACTTGGCAAGCCAGACTATTGACCCAGCCGAGGCCGGGAAGGGCCGCAAACACTACGCGGGGGCCGCTGTCCGTTGCCAGTGTCAACCGGCATCTTGCCTGCTTGAAACACATGTTGACCAAGGCCCATGAATGGGACCTGATCGGTAGGGACGCTGCGGACCGCCTGTGCCGGGCCAAGCTGAAGAAAGAGGAGAACCGCCGGAGCCGGTTCCTTTCCCTGCCCGAAATTCATGAACTGATCGCCGCCGCTGAAGGCCACCTGAAGCCGGTTTTGGTTTTTGCCTTGAACACAGGCTGCAGGAAAGGGGAAATCTTGGGGTTAACCTGGGATCGGGTCGACCTTAAGCATGGATTCATCCACCTGGACAAGACGAAAAGCGGGCATGGCCGGGACATCCCTATAAACGCCACCCTGCGGGAGTGCCTAAAGGGGCTGGTCCGGCGCCTGGACACAAACCTAGTTTTCTACAACCCCGCCACCGGGGGCCGCTGGCATGACCTGAAACGTTCTTTCGCCACTGCCTGCCGCCGCGCAAAGATCCACGACTTCCATTTTCACGACCTGCGCCACACCTTCGCGAGTCACCTTGTCATGGCCGGGGTTGACCTGACCACCGTTAGCCGCCTGCTGGGCCATGCCAGTTTGACAATGACGCTTCGGTATTCCCACCTTGCCCCGGATCACCTGAAGGGGGCGGTTGACGTTTTGGCCCGACTGCAAGGCGCCGCCGACGCCCATGAAGCAAAAACCAAGAGTGCCCGGCGCTGA
- a CDS encoding helix-turn-helix domain-containing protein produces the protein MKTKTSPAKPAAVPAPDSFSPAPPAEQEPFISVAEGAALLSIPENTLYKMALARRIPSYKCGKLRRFRRSELVAYFESHRVQAAE, from the coding sequence ATGAAAACGAAAACCAGCCCCGCCAAACCCGCCGCCGTCCCTGCCCCTGATTCTTTTTCACCCGCTCCCCCCGCCGAACAAGAACCGTTCATCTCGGTTGCTGAGGGGGCCGCGCTGCTCTCAATTCCCGAGAACACCCTTTACAAGATGGCACTCGCCCGCCGTATTCCTTCTTATAAGTGCGGAAAGTTGCGGCGCTTTCGCCGCTCCGAGTTGGTCGCCTATTTTGAGTCCCACCGCGTCCAGGCCGCCGAATAG